TTGAAGAAATTGATTTAACTTGGTAGGATTCTGAAAACTCACGAATACTTTCAGGATTTTGACACCACCAGCACCTTAAAGAACATCCTTTTAGAAATACTGTTGTTCTAATTCCAGGCCCATCATGAAGTGCAAATCTTTTAATATCAAATACAAGACCGTTCAAATTTTTTCTTTCAAAACGATTTATTTAATATGTTAAAATTTCAAAAAAAGGTATGAACTACAATCTTTTTCCAAAAATAATTTTGATGATTTAGTGAACCTTAAATTTATTGAATCCACCGCCAAATGATGTTATCCAAAGATCACCATTTAAATCTAAACAACAACTCGTTATTGCATCAGAAGAAATAAGAGAATTTGATTTTTTATAAGATATTGTGCTACCATCCTGTTTTACTAGTACCAGCCCTTCATTTGTTGAAATCCATTTTCGATTATTTTTGTCAATAAAAACATCATTCAAAATATTAGTGGATGACCCATAATAACTATTTGTAAATGATGTTCCATTAAAAATTGAAACACCATTACGACTGCCCAAAACATTTTGATGACAGCTCCATACACTTCCCGTTTGATCAATATCGATTGCCGATACAATATTAGTAGGGTATAAATAGACTGAATCTGGATAATAAGTTAAAACTCCACTATTAAATTTTATTATGCCGCTATTTGTGGCCAGCCAAATAGAATTATCAGAAGCAACTTTCAAATCATTTGTCCATAAATTATAATCGGCATCGTTATAACGAGTCCAGTTGATTCCATCAAACTTATATAACCCTGTTGAAACACCAATCCAGGTATTGCCAATGTCATCAAAATCAATTGAAAGAATATCGTTAGAGGAAAGCCCGGAATTATTTTTATCATAATTCGTCCAACTAACTCCGTTAAATATTCCTATTCCGTTATTAGTGCCGATCCAAATATTATTATTGTTATCTACTTTAATAACATTTATTCGGTTAGATGGAATATTTGAGTTGGTGATATTATATGTTATAAAATTAAATCCATCAAACTTTTGTAATCCTTTATCTATTGATCCAATCCACTTATAATTATTATGGTCAATAGCTAAAGATTTTAGATTATTTGAGACAATCCCGGAATTAAATACCTGAAAATCCACCCACTCAGATGTATCCTGTAAAACATTCGAGTATAAATTTATTTTTCCACTTTCAACAATTGAATTAAATGTTACAGATCGATGCTCGGGATATGAAAGCGTAATGGTATATTCTCCAGGCAGTAAGTGTTCAATTGTATCGGGAGTTGTTGATATAAGTAAGGAATCAAAAATCTTAATTGAAGCGCCAGCGGGAATTGTAAACAAATTTAATTTACCAAACATACTCGGATTATTCATATAATCAATAAAAAGATTTTTTCCTTCATCCTCAAGAAGTTGCAACGTAAACAGAGAGTCCTTATAGTATTTCTTTTTAAGAGTTACATCGTAAGTTCCAGCATCCAAAAAAGTAAGACTATCTGGAGTTATGGATCCTGTGTTTTTGCCATTGATAAAAATTGTAAATCCTTGCGGGTTTGAATCGAATATTAGTTTTCCCTTTTGTGGTTCTGGTTCAACTGGACTTGTAGATAATTGTTTATCACAACTTGAAGTAAATATGGCTAGAATAGGAATAAGAAAAAATAATTTTCTAATCCCGGCAATAGTTATAATTGGTTTATAAATCATATAAATAATTGAAGTTGAAACTTCTTATATAAGTTTCTAAAATCTTTAGTCTTGTAAATTTTTTATTTACCTGCGATCCAAATATTCCAAGGCCACCAGAAATATTGGAATAATCGCCTTCATCAAACCGAATAGAAAGATTATTTGTATTTGTATTTGAAACTGAAATGTAACGTGAAATTTCCGCATCAAAAGTAATAACCTCAAAATCAAGGATCTGATGAATTGTTACACTTGATGGATTTTCAAGAGAAGAAGAATAATCTGTTAAAAATTTGTTAATTGCATCCAATTGATAAGAGATAGAAAGATTTTTTGATGCTTTTGGATAAACAGGTTGCAGGAAGCCATCGATGGTTTCATATTTTATGGGTAATTCTTTATAAAATATTTCTTTAACACCATTATTTAGTCTCTCACATTTAACTCTTAATCGAGGTAGATAAAAAAACTGCAAAGAAGTTGATGACCAGAAAACTTGAACAATGCTCTTCCCGATTGGCGGAACTAAGACTTCGCTTGTATTTTTAAATAAAATTTCTTCTGGGGTTTTACTAAATGCTTTTAATCTTTTACCTGATTTTAATAAAACCTCTAGCTCAATATCTTTTGAATAATCTATCCTAAATCTATCTGAAAAATAATATTTTAATGTATCCTGATTATCAAAAGATATAAGACTTGTATCCTTAAATCTATAAACAGAATCATGATACCAAACTCTTACATCGGCACCATCTTCAAATAAATATTTTGGTGTTGATCCTACGTCTGAACCATTTGGGTAATTATTTGTTACAGATACTAATTGCAAAGTTGTATCTGATCTTAAAATACACGCAACCCCATAGTTCTGTTTGAAATCAGTAAACGGATTGAACGATTCTTCACAAGATATAAAGTAAAAAGACATCAGAACAAATATTAAATAATATCTTTTACTCATATCTCCACCTTTACAGTAGCTGTAAAAAGAAATGGAAGCATGTTCACTCTTCTGCCGGTATCACGTTCGTAATAAAAAATGTTCTCTCTGTTATATGCATTAATAACATTCAAACTTAGACTAAAAACCGATGGACCAATTATAATTTTTTTAGATAGTCCAAGATCAAGTCGATGATATGCAGGCAGCCTTCCCATATTTTTATCAGCTAAGATTAGATATGGGAGGTAGTTTGTATTGTTTGATGTAATCTCAAAAGGATTTTCTATTTTGTATTTATCGTAATAAGAAATCAATTGAGTGAAAGGTAATCCGGAAGAGATTGACCAGACTGCACTAAAATTCCACGAGTTATCAAGATTATATTCTAATAAAATATTTCCAGTATGCCTTGTATCATACTTTGGATAGTAAACATAATCGTTTACAGTTTTATAAACCCAGCTTAATGAATATGCTGTAGAGATAGAGTAAACTTCGTTATGAATATAAAATCCAAGTTCCCAACCGTAAGATTCCAAGCTTCCGGAAATCAGATCAGGATCATAAGAAAATATTTTATCTTGATTAATTACAGGAATGTCTCTGTTTTTTCTATAGTATCCTTCAATCTGCAAACTTGATTCTTTAGTATACTCATATTCGATTCCGCCTGAAATACTTAAACCTTGGGCTGGGTTTAAATAATCTGGAATGATAATCCAAGGATCAAAAATGGAAATGATTTCATCTTCATCTGAAACAGCAGCAACTTCTTGCAAATAAATTCCGGCTGATCCTTTTAATATAAGTTGTTCAAAAGGTCTGTAAGTAAAACTTGTTCTTGGTTCAAAAAATCCAGCTGAATTTCCATTTAATCCAGTAACATTTATTCGGGAGCCAATATCCCATCCAAAGAGTTTATATCTTAATAATTTATATTTTGCATAAGCGCTTATATTGCCGGCAAATCTACTAAGTTGAGATTCAATTCCGGTTTTATTTTCTAGTAGAAGCTGCGTATCAAGCATTTTTATCATCACGCCTAAATCAATTTCATCTTTGGAATCAAGTACTGCATTAAGATCAAATGTAACTGATATATCTTTTACATCATTGTTTAGTGGTTTTAAGTTACTGCCGTTTGGAATAATTTTCCCCTCAAAATTACTCATTGAGATTCCGAGCCTCGAAAAGAATGGTGCATCATAAATCTGCAACCATTCAAAATCTAATAGAAAGTTTTTCCATTTATATTGTTCTCGCGAAGGATCCGAATACTTGATATTATCATTACTTAAAAATGTGAATAAAGAAAATTTTGCATTGTTAAATACCTTAGGACTGGAATAATTTAACTTTGCAGAAATATCATAAAAATCTATGGGTAACGATTCATTATTAAGAAACTTTTTTAAAATTTTATCTGAATGACTAAATCTACTTGTTACTAGAAAAGAACCATTTGGAATTGGACCTTCAGCTAATAGTTTACCGGTTAAAAAACTTAAACTTCCACTTGCACTAAATCTATTTTTGTTTCCATTTTTTGTCAGCACATTTAGAATGGATGATAATCGACCGGAAAATTCTGAAGAGAATCCACCTTTAAAGAATTCAATAGAATTAATCATATCAGGATCAATCGAGCTGAATAATCCAAGGGAATGAAAAGGAGCATAAAGAGTAACACCATTTAACAAAACTAGATTTTGATCTCCGCTACCACCCCGCACATAGTACCTGCCTGAAATATCACCAGTTGAACTAACCCCGGGCAAGTATTGTAAACTTCTTACAACATCAGTTTCAATACCTTTGGGAAGATTCTCTAATTGTTTGATGGAAATTTTTTCTAATCCGAGATCCGTAACATTTTTTTCTACAATCCTCTCACCAATTTTCTCAATAGGATTTAATTCCAGACTTATTGGCTGTAAACTAATAGTTGTATCTTTTATTAGATCAGGAAATACTTTAAACCGAATAGTTTTTGATTTGAAACCAACGTAAGATACTATGGCTTCAAACTCTTTGTTAGCGGGAATGCTGTTAATTAAAAACATACCTCGCTTATTGGTGGAAGCACCTGTATTTAGATCATTTATAAAAACATTGCAATAAACAAGAACCTCCCCATTAGTGGAGTCAATTACAACGCCTCTAAGTTTACCAAATTGCTGAGCATAAGTTTTTTGTATATCGATTGAATTTAAGAGTAATATTGCTAAAAAAAAGGATGCATACCTGAACAGCATTTTTTGAATCAAAACCTTAATAAATGTTGCGCAAATATAGAACACTTAGGGCGAAAATAATACTCAAAAAAAAGATTGTTGAAAATTAGATCAATGGTTATCGAACAGTGTATTGTACTATAATTATTTTAAAGCTAGATTTGATTTAACCAATATATGAATATTTACAAATTAAATAGATTTAGATTCAGCAGGAACAACTTTCTGCAAAAATTTATTAGAGTATTATTAATCTTTTCACTTTTATATCTAAGCACCGCTGAGATATTCGCTTCCAATGAACTGATATTAAATAATTGTAAAAATGACTATATACTTTCAACTACTCAAAATTATTTTGAAATTAATCTTAACGAGGCAACCAGCGAACGAAGTTAATTGATCAATACCAATTTAGTATTGATAAGAGTGCTATAACCACCGATCATTGTTTTTCTTTATACACAGAATATTTTGTTAACTTTCGCACTTATTCTGTGCATTTATTCTATCTTACTTACATTTCTAATTATTCTCTCAGAGCGCCT
The window above is part of the Ignavibacteriales bacterium genome. Proteins encoded here:
- a CDS encoding TonB-dependent receptor, producing MLFRYASFFLAILLLNSIDIQKTYAQQFGKLRGVVIDSTNGEVLVYCNVFINDLNTGASTNKRGMFLINSIPANKEFEAIVSYVGFKSKTIRFKVFPDLIKDTTISLQPISLELNPIEKIGERIVEKNVTDLGLEKISIKQLENLPKGIETDVVRSLQYLPGVSSTGDISGRYYVRGGSGDQNLVLLNGVTLYAPFHSLGLFSSIDPDMINSIEFFKGGFSSEFSGRLSSILNVLTKNGNKNRFSASGSLSFLTGKLLAEGPIPNGSFLVTSRFSHSDKILKKFLNNESLPIDFYDISAKLNYSSPKVFNNAKFSLFTFLSNDNIKYSDPSREQYKWKNFLLDFEWLQIYDAPFFSRLGISMSNFEGKIIPNGSNLKPLNNDVKDISVTFDLNAVLDSKDEIDLGVMIKMLDTQLLLENKTGIESQLSRFAGNISAYAKYKLLRYKLFGWDIGSRINVTGLNGNSAGFFEPRTSFTYRPFEQLILKGSAGIYLQEVAAVSDEDEIISIFDPWIIIPDYLNPAQGLSISGGIEYEYTKESSLQIEGYYRKNRDIPVINQDKIFSYDPDLISGSLESYGWELGFYIHNEVYSISTAYSLSWVYKTVNDYVYYPKYDTRHTGNILLEYNLDNSWNFSAVWSISSGLPFTQLISYYDKYKIENPFEITSNNTNYLPYLILADKNMGRLPAYHRLDLGLSKKIIIGPSVFSLSLNVINAYNRENIFYYERDTGRRVNMLPFLFTATVKVEI
- a CDS encoding DUF4249 family protein, with product MSKRYYLIFVLMSFYFISCEESFNPFTDFKQNYGVACILRSDTTLQLVSVTNNYPNGSDVGSTPKYLFEDGADVRVWYHDSVYRFKDTSLISFDNQDTLKYYFSDRFRIDYSKDIELEVLLKSGKRLKAFSKTPEEILFKNTSEVLVPPIGKSIVQVFWSSTSLQFFYLPRLRVKCERLNNGVKEIFYKELPIKYETIDGFLQPVYPKASKNLSISYQLDAINKFLTDYSSSLENPSSVTIHQILDFEVITFDAEISRYISVSNTNTNNLSIRFDEGDYSNISGGLGIFGSQVNKKFTRLKILETYIRSFNFNYLYDL
- a CDS encoding PEGA domain-containing protein — translated: MIYKPIITIAGIRKLFFLIPILAIFTSSCDKQLSTSPVEPEPQKGKLIFDSNPQGFTIFINGKNTGSITPDSLTFLDAGTYDVTLKKKYYKDSLFTLQLLEDEGKNLFIDYMNNPSMFGKLNLFTIPAGASIKIFDSLLISTTPDTIEHLLPGEYTITLSYPEHRSVTFNSIVESGKINLYSNVLQDTSEWVDFQVFNSGIVSNNLKSLAIDHNNYKWIGSIDKGLQKFDGFNFITYNITNSNIPSNRINVIKVDNNNNIWIGTNNGIGIFNGVSWTNYDKNNSGLSSNDILSIDFDDIGNTWIGVSTGLYKFDGINWTRYNDADYNLWTNDLKVASDNSIWLATNSGIIKFNSGVLTYYPDSVYLYPTNIVSAIDIDQTGSVWSCHQNVLGSRNGVSIFNGTSFTNSYYGSSTNILNDVFIDKNNRKWISTNEGLVLVKQDGSTISYKKSNSLISSDAITSCCLDLNGDLWITSFGGGFNKFKVH